One genomic window of Sodaliphilus pleomorphus includes the following:
- a CDS encoding alpha-L-fucosidase — protein MKPSFFTHMVLSALLVVTVATTVHAQKSMAPREASGTNNAIADSNVLAKLERWKDLKFGVLFHWGVYTTQGIPESWNLCSERWIDTRPAGSKYDEYKSWYFGLSEKLNPTQFNPDQWATAMEDAGMRYMIFSTKHHDGFCMFDTKETDYKITNGPFASNDSADVTRFVLDAFRNHGFMVGCYFSKPDWHCQWFWNPYYATPDRYVNYDTIQHADWWQNFKRYTQNQLHELTHNYGNIDLLWLDGGWVKGSVFNLDSLVTSFRATTQKGLLCIDRTAGHNEDYKTWENTLPDKQLPYAWEYVAKLSSMWPWSRNNDIYLKSRATIVNTLIEVIAKGGNFLLGVGPDPRGLITDATVVRLKEVGQWVKANSEAIYNTRPTPVYNSGNVWFTANKDLRTLYAFYALPSDATLPSVVTWTGNVPVGKMTVVSTGKDVKYEVSGQEVSVTLPAGMPQESFALKFTIK, from the coding sequence ATGAAACCATCATTTTTTACCCACATGGTTCTGTCGGCCCTGTTGGTTGTTACTGTCGCAACTACGGTGCACGCCCAGAAATCCATGGCGCCCCGTGAAGCCTCAGGCACCAACAACGCCATTGCCGACAGCAATGTGCTCGCCAAGCTCGAAAGATGGAAAGACTTGAAATTTGGCGTGCTGTTTCATTGGGGCGTCTACACCACGCAAGGCATCCCCGAGTCGTGGAACCTGTGCTCAGAGAGGTGGATCGACACCCGCCCTGCAGGCTCAAAGTATGACGAATACAAGAGTTGGTACTTCGGGCTGAGCGAGAAGTTGAATCCCACGCAATTCAACCCCGACCAGTGGGCAACTGCAATGGAAGATGCCGGCATGAGATACATGATCTTCTCTACCAAGCACCATGACGGCTTCTGCATGTTCGACACCAAGGAGACTGATTACAAGATCACCAACGGCCCGTTTGCAAGCAACGACAGCGCCGACGTCACCCGGTTTGTACTTGACGCCTTCCGCAATCATGGCTTCATGGTGGGCTGCTACTTCTCTAAGCCCGACTGGCACTGCCAGTGGTTTTGGAACCCGTATTACGCCACCCCCGACCGGTATGTGAACTACGACACCATTCAGCATGCCGACTGGTGGCAAAATTTCAAGCGCTACACTCAAAACCAGCTGCACGAGCTCACCCACAATTATGGCAACATCGACTTGCTATGGCTCGATGGCGGTTGGGTCAAAGGCAGTGTCTTCAACCTCGACAGTTTAGTCACCAGCTTTAGGGCAACAACCCAGAAAGGCCTGTTGTGCATCGATCGCACTGCCGGCCACAACGAGGACTACAAGACGTGGGAAAACACCCTCCCCGACAAGCAGCTGCCCTACGCTTGGGAGTATGTGGCCAAGCTCTCCAGCATGTGGCCCTGGTCGCGTAACAATGATATTTACTTGAAGTCGAGGGCTACAATAGTCAACACGCTCATCGAGGTGATTGCCAAGGGTGGCAATTTCCTGCTGGGCGTTGGGCCCGACCCGCGCGGCCTCATCACCGACGCCACTGTAGTTCGCCTCAAGGAAGTGGGGCAGTGGGTAAAGGCCAACAGCGAAGCCATCTACAACACACGCCCCACACCCGTATACAACAGCGGCAATGTGTGGTTTACCGCCAACAAAGACCTGCGCACGCTCTATGCCTTTTATGCGCTCCCCAGCGATGCAACGCTGCCCAGTGTCGTTACATGGACGGGTAATGTGCCTGTGGGTAAAATGACTGTTGTGAGCACTGGCAAAGACGTGAAATATGAGGTCTCGGGCCAAGAGGTCTCGGTCACTCTCCCGGCCGGCATGCCTCAAGAAAGCTTTGCCTTGAAATTTACGATAAAATAG
- a CDS encoding helix-turn-helix transcriptional regulator encodes MPSNKNALTRIVLLDKLLADRYHAYSIHDMTLCLERELPKYGQVGGVSKRCVEKDIEYLEYNFPIPIELERYTVDAQSAATDKVYKKRCLRYSDPTFSIFKGKLTAEEKGILTTALATIGSFDGLDGFGWLDDLNKRLGLVEQQPVIQLSKNLLENKTLMAEAFSAIQAHAVVKLQYKRFDASHMCEVIISPYLLKEYNQRWYLIGAAYDTGRVLNFALDRLVSIAVLPGYEYRQAPADLLERYEDIVGITYYEGAQLYKIVFWVSDKSAPYVATKPLHGSQIRYKGEREAALRQQYQAPPQGALFSIACMENYELIRELCSYGGELKVLSPQPIIDAVTSRIKEMATLYGL; translated from the coding sequence ATGCCATCCAACAAGAATGCACTCACCCGAATCGTACTGCTCGACAAGCTGCTTGCCGACCGCTATCATGCCTATTCCATACATGACATGACCCTCTGTCTTGAGCGGGAGTTGCCCAAATACGGGCAAGTGGGCGGTGTGAGCAAGCGCTGTGTCGAGAAGGATATCGAGTATCTGGAGTATAACTTCCCGATACCGATAGAGCTTGAACGCTACACGGTAGATGCTCAAAGCGCGGCTACCGACAAGGTCTATAAAAAGAGATGCCTGCGCTACAGCGACCCCACCTTCTCCATCTTCAAGGGAAAACTCACCGCCGAGGAGAAGGGAATCCTCACCACGGCTCTTGCGACCATCGGCTCCTTCGACGGACTCGACGGTTTCGGGTGGCTCGACGACCTGAACAAGCGGCTTGGACTCGTCGAGCAACAGCCCGTGATTCAATTGTCGAAAAACCTGCTCGAAAACAAGACGCTCATGGCCGAGGCTTTTTCTGCAATCCAAGCGCACGCGGTGGTCAAGTTGCAATACAAGCGGTTCGATGCATCGCACATGTGCGAGGTCATCATATCGCCCTACTTGCTTAAAGAGTATAACCAGCGGTGGTACTTGATAGGGGCTGCCTACGACACTGGCCGTGTGCTCAATTTTGCACTCGACCGCCTTGTGTCGATCGCCGTGCTGCCGGGTTATGAGTACCGGCAGGCGCCTGCCGACTTGCTGGAGCGTTATGAAGACATCGTCGGGATCACTTACTACGAGGGTGCACAGCTGTACAAGATTGTCTTTTGGGTCTCCGACAAGTCGGCACCCTATGTCGCTACCAAGCCGTTGCATGGGTCTCAAATCAGATACAAGGGGGAGCGTGAAGCCGCCCTGCGCCAGCAGTATCAAGCACCGCCTCAAGGTGCCTTGTTCTCGATAGCTTGCATGGAGAATTATGAGCTCATACGCGAGCTGTGCTCTTATGGCGGGGAGTTGAAAGTGCTCTCGCCCCAGCCCATAATCGACGCAGTGACGAGCAGAATAAAGGAGATGGCCACACTTTACGGCTTGTGA
- a CDS encoding reverse transcriptase domain-containing protein has protein sequence MDKELLISKIRNTTTRWKLLDLLNEIKADLAGTAAYPFTMSKMMRLCNPRIGLDRYHSFEIPKKSGGVRLIFAPEGNLKWMQLCLNEIFKALYTPSPYAMGFTQGRSIVSNAVRHLHQNYVFNIDLCDFFPSISQARVWKRLQLPPFNFTKDVASVVAGLCSIRMLDIVDGNVRLVSYKLPQGAPTSPLLTNAICDTLDRRLAGLARRFGLHYTRYADDITFSSMHNVYQDGSPFRHELERIVSGQHFKINAKKTRLNHRGERQEVTGLTVGEKVNVARRYVKDVRAILHIWERYGMNAAVAKFYPRYKTEKGSLHNGDPDMENVIAGKLCYLKMVKGQHDPVYVKLQEQFDRLTSAKPEAHDLEISWEYLQTLPTSDFEAQLGVKIDYGISNLGKQYASFVFNGKKIYASVSRNISISNLPKSLYISLCRQIDYKVKYTGEASQRHAVIDPGTPYGRMMLGCPLPEDLAVRYIYVVHRALPKDKPLKYVHTPQVAPELKDIVGKLNELMPGALTADGALLAGDRPKDTLTQLVESGFDLSILP, from the coding sequence ATGGATAAAGAACTGCTGATAAGTAAAATACGCAACACCACCACACGGTGGAAACTGCTGGATCTGCTCAACGAAATCAAGGCCGACCTGGCAGGCACGGCCGCCTATCCATTCACCATGAGCAAGATGATGCGCCTGTGCAATCCCAGGATAGGCTTAGATCGTTACCACTCATTTGAGATACCCAAAAAGTCGGGAGGAGTCAGGTTGATTTTTGCCCCCGAGGGCAACCTGAAGTGGATGCAGCTGTGCCTCAACGAGATTTTCAAGGCACTCTACACGCCTTCGCCCTATGCTATGGGATTTACCCAAGGGCGCTCGATCGTGAGCAATGCCGTGCGGCACTTGCATCAGAACTATGTGTTCAACATCGACTTGTGCGACTTTTTTCCGAGCATCAGCCAGGCACGCGTGTGGAAGCGCTTGCAATTGCCGCCGTTCAATTTTACCAAAGATGTGGCCAGCGTGGTTGCCGGGTTGTGCTCGATTAGGATGCTGGATATAGTCGACGGCAACGTGCGGCTCGTCTCCTACAAGCTGCCTCAAGGCGCCCCCACATCGCCGTTGCTCACCAATGCAATATGCGACACGCTCGACCGGCGGCTGGCGGGGCTTGCACGGCGGTTTGGCCTGCACTACACCAGGTATGCCGACGACATCACATTCAGCTCGATGCACAATGTGTATCAGGATGGCAGCCCGTTCAGGCACGAACTGGAGCGCATCGTCTCGGGGCAGCATTTCAAGATCAATGCCAAGAAAACCCGCCTCAACCACCGTGGCGAGCGCCAGGAGGTGACTGGCCTCACCGTGGGCGAGAAGGTGAACGTTGCCCGCCGCTATGTAAAGGACGTGAGGGCCATTCTTCACATCTGGGAAAGATATGGCATGAATGCGGCTGTTGCAAAGTTTTATCCTCGATACAAGACCGAGAAGGGCTCTCTCCACAACGGCGACCCCGACATGGAGAATGTGATCGCGGGGAAACTTTGCTACCTGAAGATGGTGAAGGGCCAGCACGACCCGGTTTATGTCAAGTTGCAGGAGCAGTTCGACCGTCTCACCAGTGCAAAGCCCGAAGCTCATGACCTCGAAATAAGCTGGGAGTATCTCCAGACCCTGCCCACGAGCGACTTTGAGGCTCAGCTCGGCGTCAAGATTGACTATGGCATTTCCAATCTTGGCAAGCAGTATGCCAGCTTTGTCTTCAACGGCAAGAAAATTTATGCGTCGGTGAGCCGTAACATCTCAATCAGCAATCTTCCCAAAAGCTTGTACATCTCCCTGTGCCGCCAAATTGATTACAAGGTGAAATATACCGGCGAAGCAAGCCAGCGACATGCCGTGATAGATCCCGGCACGCCTTACGGGCGCATGATGCTCGGTTGTCCGCTGCCCGAAGACCTGGCTGTGAGATACATCTATGTGGTGCACAGGGCTCTTCCCAAGGACAAGCCGTTGAAGTATGTGCACACCCCGCAAGTCGCCCCCGAGCTAAAAGACATAGTGGGCAAACTCAATGAGCTCATGCCGGGTGCACTCACTGCCGACGGCGCCCTGCTGGCCGGTGATAGACCCAAAGACACCTTGACGCAACTTGTCGAGTCGGGTTTCGACCTCTCAATCCTACCGTGA
- a CDS encoding lipocalin-like domain-containing protein, translated as MTRYALALALMLLAAVTAQAQDYVYDDLAASPAVDSMQAVARRNAAVAGSWHYAGPAVELAGRNVVSSLGKPIVKGKVKRSLKKIYRKLHLSGKQAALRLDAQGNYALWVRGMGDVARGRYVYSPAQGLLTLYWHRLPVTCHVKAGKRLGLTIETDHMLRLLQLASSIVHNRHLADLAALARNYDHVNLGVELKR; from the coding sequence ATGACACGATATGCGCTCGCTCTTGCCTTGATGCTCCTGGCTGCTGTGACGGCGCAGGCACAGGACTATGTGTACGACGACCTGGCGGCCTCGCCGGCTGTCGACTCGATGCAGGCCGTGGCACGCCGCAACGCGGCGGTGGCAGGCAGCTGGCACTATGCCGGCCCGGCCGTGGAGCTGGCGGGGCGCAATGTGGTGTCGTCGCTGGGCAAGCCCATCGTGAAGGGCAAGGTGAAGCGCAGCTTGAAGAAAATATACCGCAAGCTGCACCTCTCGGGCAAGCAGGCAGCCTTGCGGCTCGATGCCCAGGGCAACTATGCCTTGTGGGTGCGCGGCATGGGCGACGTGGCCCGCGGGCGCTATGTGTACTCGCCCGCCCAGGGCTTGCTCACCCTGTACTGGCACCGCCTGCCTGTGACGTGCCACGTGAAAGCGGGCAAGCGCCTGGGGCTCACCATTGAGACCGACCACATGCTCCGGCTCCTGCAACTGGCCAGCTCGATTGTGCACAACAGGCACCTGGCCGACTTGGCCGCTCTGGCCCGCAACTACGACCACGTGAACCTGGGCGTTGAGCTCAAGCGCTGA
- a CDS encoding BspA family leucine-rich repeat surface protein, with protein sequence MRHIKTAATRFALRGLLLAATIVAAIPFCKGATGFYTYSYVPEANLYKVRLTPEFRAQLDKSTGGRLATWATGDPVPDFDHSYTDGMHGSLAFSLDSLFYGLENMQEIDLTSMHTHDVTVMSNLFWNCRSMRKVDLSHLDTRRVTYMNHMFYLCESLTEIDLSSFDTRQVTDMSYMLCCCSALQSLQLGNGFKTPAVTTMRNMLWGCRSLTHINLSTLDTHAVTDMSGMLGYCASLSSANLSNFDTRQVTNMSEMLAGCSQLSTIDLSSFDTRRVTDMSYMLKGCASLSTLDLSQIDTHAVINMFEMLEGCKSLKRVNLNGFDTRQVADMRYMIENCDSLLFLDLNSFTLCAPQELRGMLAGTCSASATSQPMPGIAANAAQASVLNDPAVTQINLAALQFDSVSAANRGAFYTYTYDSVAGVCHVGLAPGFKAQLNRAAGGYYTDGTLQWLNNDPLPDFNHYSDDGQHERRNYSLAGLLAGLDKMEKADLSQMRTTGVTDLSAMLEMCHAVKSVDFTGWETESVTNVRNMFAGCVSLNGLNLGPLNLPVSADMRGMFSNTCTGNTTAVPYECQAATQELARLFNDSSVTGINLSCMRFNEQSAVNDIKASPQSAAPIFYDLRGVRVPNPEPGQVYITSRGEKIVYKQ encoded by the coding sequence ATGAGACATATCAAAACTGCGGCGACGAGATTTGCGCTGCGCGGCCTGTTGCTCGCAGCAACGATTGTGGCCGCCATCCCTTTTTGCAAAGGTGCAACAGGTTTTTACACCTATAGCTATGTGCCCGAAGCCAACCTCTACAAGGTGAGGCTCACCCCCGAATTCAGGGCTCAACTCGACAAGAGTACTGGCGGCCGCCTTGCCACATGGGCTACAGGCGACCCTGTGCCCGACTTTGACCACAGCTATACCGACGGCATGCACGGCAGTCTTGCTTTCTCGCTCGACTCGCTATTCTATGGCTTGGAAAACATGCAAGAGATCGACCTCACGAGCATGCACACCCACGACGTGACTGTGATGAGCAACCTGTTTTGGAATTGCCGCTCGATGCGCAAGGTGGACCTGTCCCATCTCGACACACGCCGGGTGACCTACATGAACCACATGTTCTACCTGTGCGAGTCGCTCACCGAGATTGACTTGAGCAGCTTCGACACCCGCCAGGTGACCGACATGAGCTACATGCTGTGTTGTTGCAGCGCCTTGCAGTCGCTGCAGCTGGGAAACGGCTTCAAGACACCGGCCGTCACCACCATGCGCAACATGCTGTGGGGCTGCCGATCACTCACGCACATCAATCTGTCGACACTCGACACCCATGCCGTAACCGACATGAGTGGCATGCTGGGCTACTGTGCCAGCTTGAGCAGCGCCAACTTGAGCAACTTCGACACCCGCCAGGTGACCAACATGAGCGAGATGCTGGCAGGATGCAGCCAGCTCAGCACGATCGACCTAAGCAGCTTTGACACCCGCCGGGTGACCGACATGAGCTACATGTTGAAAGGCTGCGCGTCGCTATCCACGCTCGACTTGAGCCAAATAGACACCCATGCGGTAATCAACATGTTTGAAATGCTTGAGGGCTGCAAGTCGCTCAAGCGTGTAAACCTCAATGGCTTTGACACCCGCCAGGTGGCCGACATGCGCTACATGATAGAAAATTGCGACTCGCTTCTTTTTCTCGACCTCAACAGCTTCACGCTGTGCGCCCCCCAGGAGCTGCGAGGCATGCTTGCAGGCACTTGCTCGGCCAGTGCCACTTCACAGCCCATGCCAGGCATTGCCGCCAACGCCGCACAGGCCAGTGTGCTCAACGACCCGGCTGTGACACAAATCAACCTGGCAGCGCTGCAGTTTGACTCGGTGAGTGCTGCCAATCGCGGTGCTTTCTATACCTATACCTACGATTCAGTAGCCGGCGTGTGTCATGTAGGACTTGCGCCAGGCTTCAAGGCGCAGCTCAATCGCGCAGCCGGGGGTTACTATACCGATGGCACCCTGCAGTGGCTCAACAACGACCCCTTGCCCGACTTCAACCACTACAGCGACGACGGCCAACATGAGCGCCGCAACTACTCGCTTGCCGGCTTGCTGGCAGGCCTCGACAAGATGGAAAAAGCCGACCTGTCGCAGATGCGCACAACTGGAGTGACCGACCTGAGCGCGATGCTGGAGATGTGCCACGCAGTCAAGAGCGTTGACTTTACGGGGTGGGAAACCGAGTCGGTGACCAATGTGCGCAACATGTTTGCGGGTTGCGTTTCGCTCAACGGGCTCAACCTCGGCCCGCTCAATTTGCCCGTGAGCGCCGACATGCGTGGCATGTTTAGCAACACCTGCACCGGCAACACGACCGCTGTGCCCTATGAGTGCCAAGCGGCGACTCAAGAACTGGCCAGGTTGTTCAACGACAGTTCGGTGACCGGCATCAACCTCTCATGCATGAGATTCAACGAGCAGTCGGCGGTCAACGACATCAAGGCATCGCCCCAATCGGCCGCTCCCATCTTCTACGACCTGCGAGGCGTGCGTGTTCCCAACCCTGAGCCTGGCCAGGTCTACATCACCTCCAGGGGCGAGAAGATCGTCTACAAGCAATAG
- a CDS encoding WG repeat-containing protein — MDDKQYRRTKPPINSRITVVQNSDYKWGAIDEQGNVVVPFGKYAWIDGFQNGLAKVIGYNDSMSPNIVLHFTNWGDDNDMADDTRVAAQGIVNEAGDEVLPLEYNIWKFYGKDYPTIKYFKGEEEHTATFQSLNPSLATEKKNNKSE; from the coding sequence ATGGACGACAAGCAATATCGACGCACAAAACCACCCATCAATTCTCGCATCACAGTAGTTCAGAACAGCGACTACAAGTGGGGCGCGATCGACGAGCAGGGCAATGTGGTCGTCCCCTTCGGCAAATATGCCTGGATTGATGGTTTCCAGAATGGATTGGCCAAGGTCATAGGCTACAACGACTCCATGTCGCCCAACATAGTCCTGCATTTTACTAATTGGGGCGATGATAATGACATGGCCGACGACACCCGAGTTGCCGCGCAGGGTATCGTCAACGAGGCTGGCGACGAGGTGCTCCCATTGGAATACAACATCTGGAAGTTCTACGGCAAGGATTACCCTACCATAAAGTACTTTAAAGGTGAAGAAGAGCACACGGCGACTTTCCAGTCGCTCAATCCTTCACTTGCCACCGAGAAGAAAAATAACAAGAGTGAATGA
- a CDS encoding saccharopine dehydrogenase family protein, which yields MNKVLIIGCGGVGTVCAFKCAQNPDVFNEIVIASRHKEKCDKVAASIKSRLGVSNITTDQVDADEVPQLVALLKRHKPQLVINLALPYQDLTIMDACLECGVDYLDTANYEPKDVAHFEYSWQWAYRDKFEQAGLTAILGCGFDPGVSGVYTAYAAKHHFGHMHTLDIVDCNAGNHGKAFATNFNPEINIREITQPGRYYQDGKWVTTGALEIHRPLTYPEIGPRESYLMYHEELESLTKNYPSLKRARFWMTFGQEYLTHLRVIQDIGMARIDPVMYNGQPIVPLQFLKAVLPNPQDLGKDYTGKTSIGCRIAGTGRDGKPLTYYIYNNCDHHAAYEETGMQAVSYTTGVPAMTGAMMLLKGLWKKPGVHNVEEFDPDPFLEQVAKSGLPWHEQFNIDLEL from the coding sequence ATGAACAAAGTACTTATCATTGGTTGCGGTGGCGTGGGCACCGTGTGCGCCTTCAAGTGCGCCCAGAATCCCGATGTGTTCAACGAGATTGTGATTGCCTCGCGCCACAAGGAGAAATGCGACAAGGTGGCTGCCTCCATCAAGAGCCGCCTGGGTGTGAGCAATATCACCACCGACCAGGTCGACGCCGACGAGGTGCCGCAGCTTGTGGCCCTGCTCAAGCGGCACAAGCCACAGCTGGTCATCAACCTGGCCTTGCCCTACCAGGACCTCACCATCATGGATGCCTGCCTCGAGTGCGGTGTCGACTATCTCGACACGGCCAACTATGAGCCCAAAGACGTGGCACACTTCGAGTACAGCTGGCAGTGGGCCTATCGCGACAAGTTTGAACAGGCCGGCCTCACAGCCATTCTGGGTTGCGGCTTCGACCCGGGCGTGAGCGGCGTGTACACGGCCTATGCCGCCAAGCACCACTTCGGGCACATGCACACCCTCGACATTGTGGACTGCAATGCCGGCAACCACGGCAAGGCCTTTGCCACCAACTTCAACCCCGAGATCAACATACGCGAGATCACGCAGCCCGGCCGCTACTACCAGGACGGCAAGTGGGTCACGACCGGCGCCCTCGAGATACACCGCCCGCTCACCTATCCCGAGATAGGGCCGCGCGAGAGCTACCTGATGTATCACGAGGAGCTCGAGTCGCTCACCAAGAACTATCCCAGCCTCAAGCGTGCCCGCTTCTGGATGACCTTCGGGCAGGAGTACCTCACCCACCTGCGTGTGATACAAGACATAGGCATGGCCCGCATCGACCCGGTGATGTACAACGGTCAGCCCATCGTGCCGCTGCAGTTTCTCAAGGCCGTGCTGCCCAACCCGCAGGACCTGGGCAAGGACTACACGGGCAAGACCTCGATAGGATGCCGCATTGCCGGCACTGGCCGCGACGGCAAGCCGCTCACCTACTACATCTACAACAACTGCGACCATCATGCCGCCTATGAGGAGACGGGCATGCAAGCCGTGAGCTACACCACTGGCGTGCCTGCCATGACGGGTGCCATGATGCTGCTCAAGGGCTTGTGGAAGAAACCCGGCGTGCACAATGTGGAGGAGTTTGACCCCGACCCGTTCCTTGAGCAGGTGGCCAAGAGCGGCCTGCCCTGGCATGAGCAGTTCAACATCGACTTGGAGCTGTAG
- a CDS encoding DUF2851 family protein, with the protein MQYIWQHRLYRNSDMVTNDGLKVRVIDPGLLNTDAGPDFFNAKIEIDGHLWAGNVELHVRATDWKRHGHDRDKAYDSVILHVVGKDDAPVYRTSGERIPQVVLEVSPLFNQSYDRLVNARDEIPCAASLRQVPHLTITEWVEALAFERLHNKVERIGQLLELYHGSWEDVCYVTLARNLGFGINNEAFERLARRTPLRLLAKHSDSLLQVEALLFGQAGLLDAAAQGTDSYYQHLCSEYAFLANKFQLQPMERESWKLFRIRPQNFPYRRIAMLAHYIEGGFSLMSKLLEADGEKALRDLFTVELTGYWANHYSFGKPNARPSRALSDNSIDIVLINTVAPLYCACGEITGESRLADKAIALLESLKSERNAIVDKFTYAGIDSPDALTSQALIELKREYCEARKCIYCKIGHYLLSEAARSKT; encoded by the coding sequence ATGCAATACATATGGCAGCACCGCCTGTACCGCAACAGCGACATGGTGACCAACGACGGGCTCAAGGTGCGTGTGATCGACCCTGGACTGCTCAACACCGACGCGGGCCCCGACTTCTTCAACGCCAAGATCGAGATCGACGGGCACCTGTGGGCCGGCAACGTGGAGCTGCACGTGCGTGCCACCGACTGGAAACGCCACGGCCACGACCGTGACAAGGCCTACGACAGCGTGATACTGCACGTGGTGGGCAAGGACGACGCCCCCGTGTACCGCACCAGCGGCGAGCGCATACCCCAGGTGGTGCTCGAGGTCTCGCCACTGTTCAACCAGAGCTACGACAGGCTGGTCAACGCCCGCGACGAGATACCCTGCGCTGCCAGCCTCAGGCAGGTGCCCCACCTCACCATCACCGAGTGGGTCGAGGCGCTGGCCTTTGAGCGGCTGCACAACAAGGTAGAACGCATAGGCCAGCTGCTGGAGCTCTACCACGGCAGTTGGGAAGACGTGTGCTATGTGACCCTGGCGCGCAACCTGGGCTTCGGCATCAACAACGAGGCCTTTGAGCGGCTGGCCCGCCGCACGCCCTTGCGCCTGCTGGCCAAGCACAGCGACTCGCTGCTGCAAGTCGAGGCTCTGCTCTTCGGGCAGGCGGGCCTGCTCGATGCCGCGGCACAGGGCACCGACAGCTACTACCAGCACCTGTGCAGCGAGTATGCCTTCCTGGCCAATAAGTTCCAGCTGCAGCCCATGGAACGAGAGTCGTGGAAGTTGTTCCGTATACGCCCGCAAAATTTCCCCTATCGCCGCATTGCCATGCTGGCCCACTACATCGAGGGCGGCTTCAGCCTCATGAGCAAGCTCCTCGAGGCCGATGGCGAGAAAGCGCTGAGAGACCTGTTCACTGTCGAGCTCACCGGCTACTGGGCCAATCACTACAGCTTTGGCAAGCCCAATGCAAGGCCCAGCAGGGCGCTGAGCGACAACTCGATCGACATTGTGCTCATCAACACCGTGGCCCCCCTGTACTGCGCCTGTGGCGAGATCACCGGCGAGAGCCGGCTCGCCGACAAGGCCATCGCCCTGCTCGAGAGCCTCAAGAGCGAGCGCAACGCTATCGTCGACAAGTTTACCTATGCCGGCATCGACAGCCCCGACGCGCTCACCTCGCAAGCCTTGATCGAACTCAAGCGCGAGTATTGCGAGGCCCGCAAGTGCATCTATTGCAAAATAGGCCACTACCTGCTGAGCGAGGCCGCCCGGTCTAAAACTTAA